From the Acidimicrobiales bacterium genome, the window GGCTGGAGCGGGCGCTCGGGGAGATGACGTTGCCGCAGTTCCGGGTGCTCGCGCTGGTGGCGTCGTCGTCGGAGCGGGCCAGCCGGATCGCCGAGCAGGCAGCCGTCTCCCGGCCCTCCCTCACCGGGCTGCTCGACGGCCTCGAGACCCGGGGCTGGGTGCGGCGGGTCGACGTGACCGGCGACCGGCGGGGCGTCCGGCTGGAGGTGACGCCGGCCGGCACCGCCGCGCTGGCGGAGGCGGAGCGGGCCATGGCCGGCGCCCTGCACGACGTGCTCGACGCCGCCCCGGCCGCCGAACGCAACCGGACCATCCGGGGCCTCAGGTCGCTCGGCGACGCCCTGCGGGCCACCCGGGCCGCGGCGGGGACGGCCGGAACCGCCGGAGCGTCCGCGACGTGACGACCCGGAGTCGGCCGGCGCCGCAGCCGGCACCGCCGGAGGCCGGCGGGTGGATCGCCCGGCTGTGGCCGTTCATGGCGGCCCACCGGCGGAACGTGGTGATCGCGTTCGGCGTGTCGATGGCGGGCCAGGGCGTCTCGGCCATGACGCCGCTGCTGGCGAAGATCATCGTCGACGACGTCATCACCGCCCGGAGCCGCCCGCTGGCGCCCTGGATCGTGCTGCTGGTCGCCGCCGGGTTCTTCGGGTTCGCCGCCGCCTACGTGCGCCGCTTCGTCGGCGGCCGGGTGGCCCTCGACGTGCAGTTCGACCTGCGCAACGCCGTCTACGAACGCCTCCAGCGCCTCGACTTCGCGTCCCACGACCAGCTCCGCACCGGCCAGCTCGTCAGCCGCTCGTCGAGCGACGTCACCCTGCTCCAGGGCCTCCTCGCCTTCCTGCCGATCATGCTCGGCAACCTCGTGCTGGTGGTGGTGGCGCTGATCGTGATGGTGGTGCTGTCGCCGCCGCTCACGCTGGTCGCCCTGCTCGTCGTGCCGGCGATGGCCGTCGCCGCCCTGCGCCTGCGCACCACGATCTTCCCCTCCTCCTGGGACTCGCAGCAGCGGGCCGGCGAGGTGGCGGGCGTGGTCGACGAGGCCGTCACCGGCGTGCGGGTCGTGAAGGGCTTCGGCCAGGAGGACCGCGAGCTCGACCACCTGGCCGACGCCAGCGCCGACCTGTTCCGGGCCCGCATGCGCCTCATCCGCCTGCAGGCCCGCTTCACCCCGACGCTGCAGATCATCCCCGTCCTCGGCCAGGTCGCGGTGCTGGCGTTCGGCGGCTGGATGGCGATCCACGGCCGGATCACGGTCGGCACGCTGCTGGCGTTCACGTCGTACCTGGTGCAGGTGGTGGCGCCGGTGCGGATGTTCGCGGCCGCGCTGGCGGTCGGGCAGCAGGCCCGGGCGGGGGCCGAGCGGCTGCTCGACCTGCTCGACGCCAACCCGCTGGTGGTCGAGCGGCCCGACGCCCCCGACCTCACCGTCGAACGGGGCGAGGTCCGCTTCGACGACGTCCACTTCGGCTACACCCACGACGAGCCCGTGCTCGACGGCTTCACCCTGCGCATCGCCCCCGGCGAGCGGGTGGCGCTGGTGGGGACGAGCGGGTCGGGGAAGTCGACGGTCGCCCTGCTGCTCCCCCGCTTCTACGACGTGGCGTCGGGCGGCGTCACGGTCGACGGGGTCGATGTGCGGGACGTGACGCTCGACTCGCTGCGGCGCCAGGTCGGCGTGGTGTTCGAGGAGCCGTTCCTGTTCTCGGACTCGATCCGCGCCAACATCGCCTACGGGCGGCCCGACGCCACCGACGCCGAGGTGGTCGCCGCGGCTCGGGCCGCCGAGGCCGACACGTTCATCCGGGCCCTGCCCGACGGCTACGACGCGGTGGTCGGCGAGCGGGGGCTCACGCTGTCGGGCGGCCAGCGGCAGCGGGTGGCGCTGGCCCGGGCGCTGATCACCGACCCCCGCATCCTCATCCTCGACGACGCCACCAGCTCGATCGACGCCCGCACCGAGGAGGAGATCCACGCCACCCTGCAGACGACGATGCAGGGGCGCACCACGATCCTGGTGGCCCACCGGCGCTCGACGCTGCGGCTGGCCGACCGGATCGTGCTGGTCGACGGCGGCCGCGTCGCCGACTCCGGCACCCACGACGAGCTGCTGGCCCGCTCGTTGACGTACCGGGCGCTCCTGACCGGCCCCGGTGACAGCTGCGAGGAGCCGGCCGACGCCGAAACTGCGACAGAAGAGGACCGTTCCGGGCCGGTTCTGTCGCAACTTCGTGAGGACCGCAGCACCCCCGAGGCGTGGCCGGCCGAGAAGCGCAACGGGGACCGACTGGCGCCGACGGCGCAAGTGGCCGGACCGGCCCGCATCGCGCCCGGCGGCGGCACGTTCGCCAGTGGAGGGGCCGGGATGGGCCTCGCCCCGACGCCGGAGCTGCTCGCCGCCCTCGACAAGCTCCCGCCCGCCGACGACGAACCCGACATCGACGTCGCCGCCGAGGCCGCGCCCCGGGCGTTCCGCCTCCCCGAGTTCCTCCGCCCCTACCGGCGGGCGCTGGCGATCGGCTTCGGCCTCGTCGCCTTCGACGCCCTCCTCACCCTGATCGGTCCCCTCATGGTCCGGCGCGGCATCGACGACGGCGTCCGGGCGATGGACGAGACCGCGCTGTGGACCGCCGCCGCGGTGTTCCTGGTGGCGGCGATCGGCGACTGGCTGATCACCCGCATCTACACCCTCGTGACCGGCCGCACCGCCGAACGGCTCCTCTACGCCCTGCGGATCAGGGTGTTCGCCCACCTCCAACGGCTCAGCCTCGACTACTACGACCGCGAGCTGGCCGGTCGCATCATGACCCGCATGACCACCGACATCGAGGCGCTGCAGCAGCTCCTGCAGACCGGCCTGGTCACCGCGCTGGTGAGCCTGGCGACCTGCGTCGGCGTGTTCGGGTTCCTCGTGGTGCTGTCGCCGCCGCTCGCCCTGGCCGCCGCGTCGGTCCTGCCGCCCCTGGCGCTCGCCACCTGGTGGTACCGGCGGCGGTCGAGCGCCGTCTACGACACCGCCCGCGACCGCATCGCCGCGGTCAACGCCAACTTCCAGGAGAGCCTGTCGGGCGTGCGGGTGTCGCAGGCGTACACCCGGGAGGACCGCAACATCGCCGGCTTCCGGGACGTCAACGGCGAGTACCTCGACGCCCGCCTCGGGGCGCAGCGACTCATCGCCCTGTACTTCCCGTTCGTGCTGCTGCTGTCGGACATCGGCACCGCCGTGGTGCTGGGCGTCGGCTCGACGCTCGCCCTGAACGGCACGGTGACACCCGGCGTCGTCGTGGCCTTCGTGCTGTACCTCAACATGTTCTTCTCGCCGATCCAGCAGCTGTCGCAGGTGCTCGACAGCTGGCAGCAGGCGACGGTGTCGTTCGGCCGCATCGACGAGCTGATGGCGGTCCCGACGGGCACCCCGGCCCCGGCGCAGCCCAAGCCACTCGGACGCCTCCACGGCGAGGTGCGCCTCGACGACGTGCGCTTCCGCTACCCCAACACCACCGACGACGCCCTCACCGGCATCGACCTCACCATCGCCGCCGGGGAGACAGTGGCGCTGGTGGGCGAGACGGGGGCGGGCAAGTCGACGATCGTGAAGCTGATCGCCCGCTTCTACGACCCGACCGGGGGCGCCGTGACCGTCGACGGCGTCGACCTGCGCGACGTCGACCTGGGCGCCTTCCGCCGTCAGCTGGGCGTCGTGCCCCAGGAGGCGTTCCTGTTCACGGGCACGATCCGCGACAACATCGCCTACGGGCGGCCCGACGCGTCGGACGCCGAGGTGGAGGCCGCGGCCCGGGCGGTCGGAGCGCACGACTTCGTGGCCCGCCTGCCCGACGGCTACC encodes:
- a CDS encoding MarR family transcriptional regulator — its product is MGTERQELVTAARAVAFTARRLERALGEMTLPQFRVLALVASSSERASRIAEQAAVSRPSLTGLLDGLETRGWVRRVDVTGDRRGVRLEVTPAGTAALAEAERAMAGALHDVLDAAPAAERNRTIRGLRSLGDALRATRAAAGTAGTAGASAT
- a CDS encoding ABC transporter ATP-binding protein is translated as MTTRSRPAPQPAPPEAGGWIARLWPFMAAHRRNVVIAFGVSMAGQGVSAMTPLLAKIIVDDVITARSRPLAPWIVLLVAAGFFGFAAAYVRRFVGGRVALDVQFDLRNAVYERLQRLDFASHDQLRTGQLVSRSSSDVTLLQGLLAFLPIMLGNLVLVVVALIVMVVLSPPLTLVALLVVPAMAVAALRLRTTIFPSSWDSQQRAGEVAGVVDEAVTGVRVVKGFGQEDRELDHLADASADLFRARMRLIRLQARFTPTLQIIPVLGQVAVLAFGGWMAIHGRITVGTLLAFTSYLVQVVAPVRMFAAALAVGQQARAGAERLLDLLDANPLVVERPDAPDLTVERGEVRFDDVHFGYTHDEPVLDGFTLRIAPGERVALVGTSGSGKSTVALLLPRFYDVASGGVTVDGVDVRDVTLDSLRRQVGVVFEEPFLFSDSIRANIAYGRPDATDAEVVAAARAAEADTFIRALPDGYDAVVGERGLTLSGGQRQRVALARALITDPRILILDDATSSIDARTEEEIHATLQTTMQGRTTILVAHRRSTLRLADRIVLVDGGRVADSGTHDELLARSLTYRALLTGPGDSCEEPADAETATEEDRSGPVLSQLREDRSTPEAWPAEKRNGDRLAPTAQVAGPARIAPGGGTFASGGAGMGLAPTPELLAALDKLPPADDEPDIDVAAEAAPRAFRLPEFLRPYRRALAIGFGLVAFDALLTLIGPLMVRRGIDDGVRAMDETALWTAAAVFLVAAIGDWLITRIYTLVTGRTAERLLYALRIRVFAHLQRLSLDYYDRELAGRIMTRMTTDIEALQQLLQTGLVTALVSLATCVGVFGFLVVLSPPLALAAASVLPPLALATWWYRRRSSAVYDTARDRIAAVNANFQESLSGVRVSQAYTREDRNIAGFRDVNGEYLDARLGAQRLIALYFPFVLLLSDIGTAVVLGVGSTLALNGTVTPGVVVAFVLYLNMFFSPIQQLSQVLDSWQQATVSFGRIDELMAVPTGTPAPAQPKPLGRLHGEVRLDDVRFRYPNTTDDALTGIDLTIAAGETVALVGETGAGKSTIVKLIARFYDPTGGAVTVDGVDLRDVDLGAFRRQLGVVPQEAFLFTGTIRDNIAYGRPDASDAEVEAAARAVGAHDFVARLPDGYLTAVSERGRSLSAGQRQLIALARAELVDPVVLLLDEATSNLDLATEAAVQQAMGVVATGRTTVLVAHRLPTAQTADRIVVVDGGRIVAVGTHDELLAGSDEYASLWRAFSVAA